Below is a window of Salvelinus fontinalis isolate EN_2023a chromosome 14, ASM2944872v1, whole genome shotgun sequence DNA.
TTGGAACGCTGTAGTTAGTTATTTCATATTCAGTAATACATGGCCCAACTAAAgatctaactaacgttagctaggtataGAAAGCAAAATGTACGTGGACGCGTGATTAACTTCTCTTAAACTGTGACAATGGCGTTTCATAACGTTAGCGTTACAGTTAATTCCTTGATgatacaagctagctagctatcgtgCAAACTGTTGGCGAACTATTCTTAACTAACTAAAGTTAGCTATGTCGATAGCCACCGTTCGCTAGCTACCATGAAAATTAGCTAGCATACTTACTTTGAAGGCTAAAGTGGTTGTGCCATGAAGGAATTCAATCTTTCTATCTGGTCCATCTCCGTTAGAGCACGAGGTTCTCAGAGCGAAAGAGAGGCTATCTCCTCCAACAGACTCCAAACCCAACTCTGTTTCATACAAACCACTGGCGAAGCCACGACGCTGGCGACCATAGTTGGAAAAATCTACTGACTCACTCTGCAACACACTAGCAAGAGCCATCTTTGAACTACGGATGACGATAGGGTAGGGCTTCTGTTGTTATCGAACCAATTTTGCCGGTAAAAGGAAATACGTCACTGTTTTGAACATCGTTCGGGGGTTTTATCAAGATAGCCAAAGGACGCAGCATTGTATCCAATGATTATTTATAAATAATGCCTTGTTCAAAAtcactgggaactcggaaatatCCGACTTCCGTACGTTCAAATCAACTGGGAATTCTGAAAAATCGAGCTCCGACTGGAAAAAATCGATTTGGGAAAAAACGacttgaacggtcatccaactctgaATTTCAACTCGGGAACTTAGACCTCTTTCTGGAGCTCCGACTTTTCGACCGGAACGGATCACcgatgtcatgatttgacctcgtatttttccgagttcccagttgttttaaatgcggcatttttttttattttttattttatttaaccattatttagctagacaagtcatttaagaacaatttcttatatacaatgacggcctaccaaaaggcaaaaggcctgcaggatacaaaataaaaaataaatacaatataaatataggacaaaacacacatcacaacaagagagacaacacaacaccatatagagacctaagacaacaacatagcaatcaaaagctttggccaagtcaataaaaatagcagcacaatattgcttagaatcaagggcaatggtgacatcattgaggacctttaaggttgcaatgacacatccataacctgagcggaaaccagattgcatacccgagagaatactatagacatcaagaaagccagtcagttgattattgacaagtttttccaacacttttgataaacaggacaacatagaaataggcctataacagtttgGATCAGCTtaatctccccctttaaataaaggacaaactgtggctgccttccaagcaatgggaacctccccagaaagcaGAGACAAGTTAACAAGTTTGGAGACAGGCTTGGCGATGAtgggggcagcaaccttaaagaagaaagggtctaaaccatttgacccagatgtttttttggggtcaagtttaaggagctcctttagcacctcggactcagtgactgccggCATGGAGAAACTTTGTAGGTCGGCAGGGGGAAAAGAGTGAGAAGCATCAGGGATAGTCGCATTGGaaagggtgggagatgaggaaatgttagaCGGGCAAGggggcatggctgagtcaaataggaatcctgacttaatgaagtggtgattaaagagctcagccatgtgcttcttgtcagtaacaaccacatcatcaacattaagggacatgggcagctgtgaggaggagggtttattctccaggtctttagtTGTTTTCCAGAAcgtcttggggttagacccacagagagagaactgcttcttaaagtaactaactttggccttccagatagcctgagtgcacttttttctcatttgcctgaacgatagccagtcagcctgagtatgtgtgtgccgagcctttcgccaaatgcaattcttgaggtggagtaactctgcaagatcacggtcgaaccaggggctgaacctgtttttaattctcattttctttaagGGGGCGTGTTTGTTTACAATACCCCTGAAATAttaaaaaaagaaggtccaagtgtCTTCGACAGAGgcgatcaagctgattctataccattttacagaggccagttcatgaaggaatgCTTGCTCATTAAAGATTTTTAGCAAGCTTCTataacaaatcaggacaggtcgtttcactgagcgtCCGTTATGAAcgcaggctgtaaaacagtgatcactaaggtcatctgagaaagatttagggagtcccattgctttaggacttggtcaggtggtttaagcatgtcccatggttaggtcacctagcagtacaAATTCAgatttagtgtaaggggccaggagagagcttagggcaggtagggtacaggccggtgctgatggaggacaatagcacccagcaacagtcaacaaatagCTATTTGAAaatttaatgcttaaaaccaacaaatcaaattgttttggGAGAGAATTGGTGGAGACAACTGAGCACCGAAgttgatccttggtaaagatttccactcccccacctttgtaagatctgtcttgccaaaaaaggttataaccagaaaggttaacatcagtattcaaaacactcttccttaaccacgtctcagtaatgaccaacacatctggattggagctgtgaacccacactttcaattgatccattttaggtaataagcttcttgTGTTAacatgcagaaaacccaggcttttacgagagcagaaatcagtgaagcagatatcagagcacaagtcagaattggggctagcaacagtagatgggccagggtgtttcactcatttccagatatcatcaacagtaatacaatcaaggcacggcataGGACAGgaagagctctgcagtgctgatttatgacatctgaatgtgcatcagatggcaacaagatcatattgtacagcaatttcatcaggtaacatgattACAaagcgagaggtggttagaataggatgggaggccaaagtCTGAGTAAccatagagagtcagagtccctagtgtgggaacaaacatagtctgtcccatGGTTGTGTAAAGAAAGTTTGTAGTCTTCAAAGtgtgcaggagtcatgaggcaaatagcaaaatgcagaagaaaaaaataaaatatataatgaCTTTGGgatagccattgtaagttcagagtcactcacCCCAACAGTTTCTGAGTGCTGGAGGCGAGCGAAAGCTCgggagagagtggtgtgtgtggtgggggtacctgtaccagacaggggagacaggccATGGCAGACtgtgaacagatcgccaggtggaatccaagcagcagtgcaacAGGTAACgagagtaggtgtcacacccacttgggagaagcttttaaTTCTgaggcagatttcttgtagaaaatggCAGTGAATGGTCTTTGAACAGGAGGAGGGGCCTCAGAGGATGCTTCAAAGACTCCTGCCACTTGTTGGGCCCAAAGGCCTCGACACCTTTTACTTCACTCCTTAGTGCTAATTTAATTTGTATCTGGTCTGTCCTTGCAAGCCTGGGAGCCTTAACTCAGCATTTAGTCcccataaagtaaaatatatcattgccatgtactttattttttttatttttttcttcttggctttcaaaatagcatcagaccaaacactactcactcagttccaggttggatggtgtcctcaggtctctgctgtttgtttgctAAAGTACCCTCTGTATGGCTTGGCATGATCCTATCTGCGttgtatctgtcccattatggcATCTGTGAAAGCATGGGCACCACCATTGAGGCCATCTACTTCTATAAGTTGGTAAACAAACTAAAAGGGTACGTACTGCCACttggagtgtgttgtttgaaccggtataaagccaaggttggcgatttactgccacctgcagttatggaatgtttgctcacaaGTATAATGCATTGGCCGATCCCTCCTGATGAACTGCGTGGAATTATGTGACCCTTCCTTAACGCATAGGAAATCGCACCCAgctgactacttcaaaatggagaaagTCCTCAATAGGGCTGCCCATGCTAAAATGGGATTTTGGACATTAGAGTCCTTCATCTTTAAGAGATGACCCAGTAATTGTAGTTGGCCCCACTAAGATATTTGGGTGATTCCCTATAGTTCATTGTCAGCTACAGATGGGTTACGAAAACGATGCACAtgcttcaatggggcagaagtctgtgtgttgttgtgattctggatggccagatagctagccaCAATgtcaagaagctgccatgtgtgGAATCATAGGTggcttgttcttgataccatgtcttgttttgagatgCTTTGACTGATGTCaagtctatgctaatatggcaaaaatattgctcgctagctaaccaacaactgtaacaatgtatttgagagacaacaattGCTCATTgtgcacatttatttaaaaatgttcaATAAACATTGGTGACGAAATATAGTTtttatgttgtcaacaatctaagccaaccccctttgttttgccccatagttctATAGGCAGAGAGGAAAAGGCTATTTCGATATTATAGAAGTTCATTATGGGTTATTATTTGGCAGAAGTTTGTTTACACATGATAAAGAAAAATCTTTATGAAAATATGATGGTTCACAATGATGAAAATGCAGTATTAGGCTTCATGATACATATTTCTTATTTGTTGAGAGAAATGACATGTAGTTTTACTGTACTGAAGATGTCTGAACACACAGTATGATTGATTTACCTTAAAAAATTATTTTATGGATTTTACAGCCTCACCTCATCTTCAACCTTGGTTGACCTGTCATGATAtattgcttgtttgtttttttgctcttGAAGCGCTTTGAGATTCTATGAAAGCGCTATAGAAATGTAATAAATTCAtatcattattatttttattaaccTATCCCGCCTCCCCATTCTCCCCTCCTCCCGTCAATATACCTAAACAATGAATGACATCACAGCACTTATAATGTCATAAAAGCTGTATTGTGTTCTGTTTCCATGGCAATtcttttaggtatttttctttaaactgcattgttggttaaggtcttgtaagtaagcatttcactgaacatgttgtattcggcgcatgtgacagaaacaatttgatttgattttgatttagaTTTGAATTATGCTTCTAAattcttattttattttataaagacaAGAAACTTTCCAAGAGCTTAATTTTGAAAATTGAAAATGAAGAGGAAGGCGTGAGTACATGTTTCTTATGGATAGTTTCAGAGATTACCTGTCTGCTGGTGACTGTTAAGTCTTGGAAGTCTCAACCATACTACCCCAAGGAACCATGCATATCCTTTGATAAGATGCAGGAGCACCCAACAGTGACCTCTTGGCCTTACTTCTTTCTACTGGCAGATCGTGCCCCTTTTATCTCCCGAGAGGCACAGAGCCTCCATCATGTGGACAGGGCCCGCACATCCTCATCCAGCCCTGCAGCCTGGGCCGAcaccagaggagaggagcctcCTTCACAACCTCTATGAGCCTTACCGTAGACTCCCCGTGGTTGTCTCATTCACAGGAAACAAGGTAGATGCAGGTTGAGGACCAGGTTGTGGACCACCTTCCTTCTGCAGTCCAGGGACATCTTGCATTAATGCCTCCAGAGACGTCTTGGCAATTCTCCGAAATTATTTTTCTGATGAATTCTCCGAAATAAATATGTTTTTAATTCAACGTCATTGTGGTTCAAGACTAAATTCTAAATCAAGCACTACATTTCTATTAAGAATAAATGTGAATAATGTGAATAATCTAGTCCATAATCTGGTTTTGAACATAAATGAACACATGACCGATGTTTACAAAAAGGATCAATATTCATTGGTCTACAAACAATCTCAGTAAAACCCTGTAGGGTACAGTTTTTGGTCGCTTACAAGTTTCTTGTTTTCTTTCTTCTTCTAAGCCTTTATTTCCAACTCTCTTTATCCTTCTTTAGTTTCACTTCTTTCTACCACTGCTCTGCCCATCTTCCActccttcctgtttctccctcctttccttcaccttcactctttctctctccttctctctgtaatACTCCTCTCTCAGTTCCTCTCTGTCCCTGCGAGTCCACCCATGTGAGGTGATATGGTACACATCGACACAGTTCCCAGAGTATGCATCCCTGTGTGTGGCCCTGTACACAGCCTCTCTGGCCAGTGAGATGGCCTCCTCCACCGTCAGCCCCCACCGTACCCCCCCGTCCAGCACAGAGTATGCATAGGGCGAGCCAGAGCCCACAGAGAACAGCGCTCCCTGCAGGCGAGTCCCGTCACTGCAGACGTAGTACAAGCTGGGGCCAGAGAGCACTAGCTGTTTACCTCCAGCAGAACAGTGCTGCCGACTCATGGCTGGTGAGAGGCACCGATTCCTTCCCCGTGCCTCTGCTTGAGAGATTGAGTCACTTTCTGATGTCTTTGCCAGATCGTCTGTTTCATTCCCCATGTTTGATCTGTTCTCTTGCTGATCCGCCCCTTTGCTGCCATGCTCAAGAGGACATGTTTCCACCTCACCTCCGTCCCAACCACACAAGGTGGCTGCCACACAGAGCTCAGTGCCCTTAAACGGGTGCAGCATGTGGGCTAGTAGCTTGGCAGCGCCAGCTGTGGACAGCCTTCTGCCATGGCGGAGCTGGTAAAGCCGGAGCTCCCGAGCCAGGATCCTCTTCCATAGGGCACAGTCGGCGGATGTGCCCGAGGTGGTGCCAACCAAGTGGGAGTGGACAGGCAGGATCTTCTGGGAGGCTGGGCAGGCCACAAGCCCATTGCAGCTGGACCGTGTGTCTGCTGCAGCTATCACTCCCCCCTGGAACATGAAGGCAAGGGTTGTGGTACCATGAGACATGGGGAaaggcagagggacagagggagaggaggagggaggaaagccaggaggaaaagagaggaaaggTAGGGTTGAATCCTGGTGAAGGGGGGTGATATGGTTTGTTGCAGTGTTGGGGTTGATTTGGCCAAACTGTATTGGGCTTTCACTGAGGTATTCCGCAGCTGGTATATAAAGATGCAGTGGGCTCTCACTGTTGCTCCACGACAATCCCCTGCTTGATATATCTCTGGTTCTCTTCCCAAAAAGCATGCAGGTGTCTTCCTGGGCCATGCGATGTGAAGCTGGTAAATTCCATCTAGAGTTGAGAAAATAGTCCTTGAAACCGCACAGATCCTGTAATGCCATTGAAAAATGTGTCCCTCAATATGTAAAGTAACCTATTTATCCATATTTAATTCCACCCACTGTTAATCATTGATTCTTATGTTTTTTCTTTGAGAGCCCAGGTCGgggtctgtttgtctctgtgattGGGGATGCACTGACCTAAATGTAGTAAATTGCATCCTTTTTATATAGTAAATGATCCCTCACTTGTATTGTCCAAACAAGTAGCATGACATCAATAGCATTACATTACCTCATTACTGGGACGCATAAAAAGTGTGGAGTAAGCCACGCCAGTCATCAAAAACTGTACTTTTGAACACGATACCTGTCTCATAAATCATATTGATATGCTGATTGTACTGGCGTTGATTTAGATTGATGAAATGAGATTATGTGTCTGTAGTTCAGTCTATCCCCTATTGGTGAGTATCACGTCCTGACCTGTCCGGAGTCGTCCTGACCTgtccggagtcgccctcctgtccggagctgccagagtcgccctcctgtcaggagctgccagagtcgccctcctgtccggggcccgctgcgagggttCCCCGTCCGGTGTCGGCGGcaagggtccccgctccagaggtgccacctaagtgggccacgcctaaggtggagcggggtccgcgtcccgcaccagagccgccaccgcggatagatgcccacccagaccctcccctatatgtttaggttttgcggtcggagtccgaaCCTTTGGGggtggtactgtcacgccctgaccgtagttccttttttatgtctctattttggtttggtcagggtgtgagttggggtgggcattctatgttttgtgttctatgttttctatttctgtgtgtttggtgtggttctcaatcagaggcagctgtctatcgttgtctctgattgagaaccatacttaggtagccttttcccacctgtgttttgtgggtagttttctgtttttgtgtctgtaccagacaggactgtttggtttcattctctttgttattttgtttagtgttctgttttaataaattaacatgaacacttaccacgctgcgctttggtccgctgattcctcatcttcagacgacAAACGTTACAGTGGGCCAAAAACTTGCACACCTGTGTTAAAAAATGGTAGACTACACTGGTCAGGAATCGTGAATTTGCCCAAGGTGTGGAAACTCTGTATACAAGGATAAGGCGAACAAATTCTATAAAGGTTTATTAGACAAACAATAGACAGACATATCCGTATGGGGAGACAAACACGTTCGTCCTCCAAGTGTTCAGGGCCCCTGGTCAAAACATTAAATCAGAGCTGAGACCATTCTGGTCAAAGTAGGCTACACAGGCTCAAAGTAGGCTATACATTTGAACATCTTAATTGCTTGAGAATAACCCTGACTGGATTACAGCTAAGGGCCCGGATACCAAGCAGGTTCTGCTTTATGGTGACCTCTGACCCTAGAGAGGTTACGCAGAGGCTAAATTCCAATTGGGAATAagcattatttttttttattcttaACGTTACACACTTTTTCTTTGGAGGAAAGTgactctcttttcctcctctctatcaggacATTTCAAACAGTGGGAGAATGAAAGCAGCTTCCATGAACCCAAAAATCGTTCCAGAAAATGAAGAATGATATAAGGAAGGTAAATAGACTTCATGGAACTAACCTACTCTATTGAATAATTGTACAGGATAGGAAGAAAAGCCATTGACCCTGAAGCGATGTTGTGCAGAGGGGCAAAAATCAACATCACATCAATTATACTTTATTAAACATCTCATGCATCATGGTACTCATGGTCTATCAGTTGAAGTCAAGTGAAATGAGTGTTGACTGTATGGTTCATAGTAATATGTTATTAGTAGCTTTCGGCAAACACTTTAATAATGCAATATCTTAGTAAGATCAAGTGTTGACAGCATTCCATTGTTTGATTTTATTACGCTCCTAATCGAACAGAGGGATCGAGCTTGCCATTCCTCTCCCTCCCCAGCACATCTAGGGTTTGGGTGAAAGATAAGATGTGCTCCTGGCGTTGTGAACTCAAACAGGCTGTAAGAGACGGTGGAAAATGTTTAACATACGTAGGGTATATAAATAATTGAATAGGATGCGTTTTTTTTACAGTTTCTGTTTTATTTTGAGTGTGTTTCCTTAGGTTACTGCTGGATGGCCTTGTTTCCAGTTTACCCTAATTGTTtcttattggtttcacctgtgtGTGATTGCCCTCTCTGGTTGCCTGGCTATTTCGGTTCCTCTGTTGGCCTGGATCCTTGCTTAGGTCTTATGTTTTGTTTAGTGCACTCTTGTGCTATTGCCTTGTTTCTGTCAAGACTTTAAGTAAAGATCTGGATTTACCCTTACCTCTGCTTGCTGTGTTTCTCTGCGACTGGGATCGAGTTCGTACAAGCATCACTGTAACAGTTTTTGTTAATCTGACATGATTTCAAATGATTATTTCTCAATTCGATAGAGTTTGAATAACTCCAGTGAATTAAGAGAGACGGTAatttcaaataaaacatttattttccatTGCGTGGAACACTATCCAAAATGTCTATgtgtttctttttcttttttggtTTTGTATGTATTGCTTTGAATGATGTATTACTGCCactttggagctagaaacataagcatttcgtcccacttgcgataacatctgcaaaatatgtgtacatgaccaataagatttgatttgaaaatgtaaTTAAATAGATCCAAATAAATGTTTTTAGTACAAGGGTTGTGAAACAAAAAGAGCTGATAAGCTGGCACCAACTTTTTCAGGCCTTAGCAGAATTGTTAAACAACATATTTTGACTATTTGATCTCCCAGGGACAGAGAGTACAGAACTCAAGCCATACGTCAATGCAACAGGTCTAGACGATAAGATTACAAGTGGAAGGAGGTCTGGGATTGTTTTACTTCAGTAGGTTCCTATTTGCTTAATGGGACCATGTGTTGTCTGATGTGTCTCCAGTATGAGTATATGCATGGTTTTATCTAGGTTTCCTGACAAAATGCAGTAAGATTGattagaaaagagagggaggtacAGTAATAGGCCTAGTAATAGTGAATATTGACTTTTTTTGGACTGATTTAAGATTTAGCATACtgaaaacaaattaaaatatatgtatatattccagGAGAGAATGTGGGGTCCCCTACCCAGTATTCTGATGAGTTTAACAATTATTCTGTATCACTCCTTTTGAAATACTTCCTGAGGCCTGCTGCCTTGAGAGAGCAGTTAGTGAAATTCTGCAGCTCTATAAAGGTACCCAAAACTGGCCATCAAGGGAGCTCCCAATTAATTAAGGCCTGgccatttgtttgtttttgcCCCTACATTTTCTGAAGTATCGATTGTCTGAATTTTGGTTTCACGCATGCAAGTTCTCCTGATGAAAAATATACTGTAAAACAATGTGTGACCTTGGAAAGAGTTCTATATTTGTTATTTGACTTAGAAAATGTGGAGTAAATTGTGTAGTCCACTAGGGGAAAACATCTAATTTATTCTCTTTGAGGTTTAattttaaggcaacaaaatatTTAGACtatgcaaggggtgtgtagactttcactagggaCTGTATTTCTACctttctgtaagtgtatgttctGCTAGTGTCTGTTTTGTGCTAAATTGGGTCTTAAATTCGAATGGTAGACTCATAGTTCATATCTGCTGATAATTTTGACGCAGGCTATTGAAGGTAAGgacagtttctaaacccagaggcgcaacatcgcGAGACTTCCGGGAACGATTGCGAAACAGACCAGGCatgtgtttgagaagtcaatgagagaggTGAACAATTCTTCCTTAGTTGTACATTTTTtcaaaatctaaaggcacaacctagattccaGCAAATGTTTTACATAGTTGagcatgttattactccaacctcgtgaaagtgacaaactgacacattttcatttgagtcaaaaacaactttatatcgaaCGAGTGCCTAGGATTGTAAGACTTGCACATGCGCAGTTGATGTGATTCTGCACAGCCAACacatcgcctacaagtgtgatcggGGATTTCTGTTGGAGAAGCACTTTCTGCTTATTTTcacactgtactgtctttggCTTTATCGTGTGATAAACTGATTTCCTCGTGTTTATAGAACATTGGTGCTGTGAGATTATGATGTATGAGGAGAAACGTGTTGCTGAAATACTGCCTAGAAATATATCCAATGATGATGTTTATGAGATGTTTAATAAATAATATGTTTTGCCACTCTGCACAACCTCGCCAAAGGATCACTGGCTCTGTCGGGGGCGAACGACAGAGTAGCGGAAGGATTTAGTGTGTCGTCAGGCTAATTTTACACGGCGTAATAGGCTCCACCTGCAGAACAGGTGCTACCACATAGCTCCACCTGTATCACGGAAGTG
It encodes the following:
- the LOC129869299 gene encoding proteasome subunit beta type-11-like; this encodes FPMSHGTTTLAFMFQGGVIAAADTRSSCNGLVACPASQKILPVHSHLVGTTSGTSADCALWKRILARELRLYQLRHGRRLSTAGAAKLLAHMLHPFKGTELCVAATLCGWDGGADQQENRSNMGNETDDLAKTSESDSISQAEARGRNRCLSPAMSRQHCSAGGKQLVLSGPSLYYVCSDGTRLQGALFSVGSGSPYAYSVLDGGVRWGLTVEEAISLAREAVYRATHRDAYSGNCVDVYHITSHGWTRRDREELREEYYREKERERVKVKERREKQEGVEDGQSSGRKK